A genome region from bacterium includes the following:
- a CDS encoding sigma-70 family RNA polymerase sigma factor — translation MSAVSGGTQYLDNYLNEIGKVSLLTAAEEIKLSSAIREGPEDESARAEIRLIEANLRLVVSVAKRWQHTQLTMEELISAGNEGLQIAARKYNPQGFNTRFSTYATLWIEQAIRMAANRAHTVRIPIRRATQLHKVLHAPSYDEAAAEHDEHRIAGEVGLKVEAVRHVLKYRVTEVSLDAPACDGSGEMIGCVIPEERCSFQEMMDTEDLAVVRQAIAECLTDREQFVIRQRFGLDGPVATLDAVGEQLGRTRERVRKIELQALSRLRQRLGEIFHLTLDPV, via the coding sequence ATGAGTGCGGTTAGTGGCGGTACGCAATATCTTGACAACTATTTGAATGAAATCGGGAAGGTTTCCCTGCTGACGGCGGCGGAGGAAATCAAGTTGAGCAGCGCGATCCGGGAGGGGCCCGAAGATGAGTCAGCCCGAGCCGAAATAAGGTTGATCGAGGCGAATTTGAGGCTGGTCGTGTCGGTCGCAAAACGCTGGCAGCACACGCAATTGACCATGGAGGAATTGATCTCCGCCGGGAACGAAGGTTTGCAAATCGCCGCCAGGAAATACAATCCCCAGGGATTCAACACCCGCTTTTCAACCTACGCCACGCTCTGGATCGAGCAGGCGATCCGGATGGCCGCCAATCGTGCGCACACTGTGCGCATTCCCATCCGCCGCGCGACCCAATTGCACAAAGTGCTCCATGCGCCCAGTTACGACGAAGCCGCTGCGGAACACGATGAACACCGCATTGCGGGCGAAGTCGGTCTCAAAGTGGAGGCCGTTCGTCACGTGCTGAAGTACCGGGTTACTGAAGTGAGTCTGGATGCGCCGGCGTGCGACGGGAGCGGCGAAATGATCGGCTGCGTCATTCCGGAAGAGCGCTGTTCCTTCCAGGAAATGATGGACACCGAGGATTTGGCCGTGGTTCGCCAGGCGATAGCGGAGTGTCTCACCGATCGGGAACAGTTTGTGATCCGCCAACGTTTTGGCTTGGATGGTCCGGTCGCCACGCTCGATGCCGTCGGGGAACAACTCGGCCGCACGCGTGAGCGT